In Populus alba chromosome 1, ASM523922v2, whole genome shotgun sequence, a single window of DNA contains:
- the LOC118061189 gene encoding mitochondrial import receptor subunit TOM20 isoform X2 — MEFSQDDFDRLLMFEHARKTAEATYARDPLDATNLTKWGEALLELSQFQTVAEAKKMINDAISKLEEALMLNPTSNAMWSIGNANTSYAFLTPDLDEAKSYFDKAANYFQQAVDEDPNNELYRKSLEVCAKAPELHTEIHKHSSSQQIMGGGGSTASSNAKVGQSSFCKFLG; from the exons ATGGAGTTCTCTCAAGATGACTTCGATCGTCTCTTAATGTTCGAGCACGCTCGTAAAACCGCTGAAGCTACCTACGCTAGAGACCCTCTCGATGCCACA AACTTGACTAAGTGGGGTGAGGCATTGCTGGAATTATCGCAATTTCAAACTGTGGCAGAGGCAAAGAAGATGATAAATG ATGCCATTTCAAAGCTGGAAGAGGCATTGATGTTAAATCCAACATCCAATGCCATGTGGTCTATAGGAAATGCCAATACTTCTTATGCATTTCTGACTCCTGATCTTGACGAAGCTAAAAGTTATTTCGACAAGGCAGCTAATTATTTCCAACAAGCAGTTGATGAG gATCCAAACAACGAGCTTTATCGAAAGTCTTTGGAAGTTTGCGCTAAG GCTCCAGAATTACATACAGAGATCCATAAGCATTCAAGCAGTCAACAGATTATGGGTGGGGGGGGTTCTACTGCTTCTTCAAATGCAAAG GTTGGTCAATCAAGTTTTTGCAAGTTCCTAGGGTAA
- the LOC118061117 gene encoding meiosis-specific protein ASY1: MVVAQKVKEAEITQQDSLLLTRNLLRIAIFNISYIRGLFPEKYFNDKSVPALEMKIKKLMPMDAESRRLIDWMEKGVYDALQKKYLKTLLFCVCKTIDGRMIEEYTFSFSYSNNESQEVSMNINRTGNKKQGGTFKCNSTTEITPNQMRSSACKMVRTLVQLMRTLDKMPEERTILMKLLYYDDVTPADYEPPFFRGCTEEEAHNAWTKHPLQMEVGNVNSKHFVLALKVKSVLDPCEDGNDDIEDDGFSLGADSEQRDDSSESDNEVNQSQEDQYIVAPVDKQCPEEDNGMVDEDDTQDQAEDEQQLARVKDWVNSYHLDTIELTDVLSNFLDISVVLIEEIMDNLVKEGVLLKTGTDAYSKVKQKAFEYEFTVVKEEMDGDKAPRVEDIVYMKALYHVLPMKYVTIAKLQNKLDGEANRSTVRKVIDKMTRDGYLEAKGNRRLGKRVIHSTLTGIKLMEVRRFLGNDAMEIDTNEPNNKSNHPEFQKEKNDYKDGSTCGVLHSFGSDLTRMKIRSEINQNGSTRSEQIISKTRNHGNTPTSGAEPVASSRESFFPGKENARANGNTNYFDEADTVICSRSSEDKRSRKTSTVKEPIIQCMKRQKSQAV; this comes from the exons ATG GTTGTTGCACAGAAAGTGAAAGAAGCTGAGATCACCCAGCAGGACTCGCTTCTTCTG ACAAGGAACCTGCTCCGTATTGCTATATTCAACATCAGTTACATCAGAGGCTTGTTTCCAGAGAAGTATTTCAACGACAAGTCTGTTCCTGCTTTAG AGATGAAGATCAAGAAATTGATGCCTATGGATGCTGAGTCTCGTAGACTGATTGATTGGATGGAGAAAG GTGTCTATGATGCATTACAGAAAAAATACCTGAAGACACTTTTGTTCTGTGTGTGCAAGACTATAGATGGCCGGATGATCGAGGAGTACACAT TTTCCTTCAGTTATTCTAATAATGAAAGTCAAGAGGTTTCAATGAATATCAATCGCACCGGAAACAAGAAGCAAGGAGGAACATTCAAGTGTAACTCTACAACTGAAATTACTCCAAATCAGATGAG GAGTTCTGCTTGTAAAATGGTCCGAACACTGGTCCAGCTGATGAGAACTCTGGATAAGATGCCTGAAGAG CGGACAATATTGATGAAGCTCCTCTACTATGATGATGTGACG CCAGCGGATTATGAACCTCCATTCTTCAGGGGCTGCACAGAAGAAGAAGCCCATAATGCATGGACTAAGCATCCTTTGCAAATGGAGGTTGGGAATGTCAACAGCAAGCATTTTGTATTAGCTCTCAAG GTGAAGAGTGTGCTTGACCCCTGTGAGGACGGAAATGATGATATAGAGGATGATGGATTTAGTTTAGGAGCTGATTCTGAACAAAGGGATGATTCTTCCGAATCTGACAATGAG GTTAACCAATCACAAGAAGATCAATACATAGTTGCACCAGTAG ACAAGCAATGTCCAGAGGAAGACAATGGCATGGTTGACGAAG ATGATACACAGGATCAAGCGGAAGATGAGCAGCAATTGGCTAGGGTGAAGGACTGGGTTAACAGTTACCATCTTGATACTATTGAGCTTACTGATGTTCTCTCTAATTTTCTAGACATCTCAGTG GTTTTGATTGAAG AAATCATGGACAATCTTGTAAAGGAAGGTGTTTTATTGAAAACTGGAACAGATGCTTACAGCAAAGTCAAGCAAAAG GCCTTTGAGTATGAGTTTACTGTGGTGAAAGAGGAAATGGATGGTGACAAAGCTCCTCGGGTTGAGGATATCGTGTACATGAAG GCTCTGTATCATGTGCTTCCAATGAAATATGTGACAATTGCAAAGCTTCAGAACAAGCTAGATGGAGAAGCCAATCGGTCTACTGTGCGCAAAGTAATTGATAAAATGACCCGAGATGGCTATCTTGAAGCCAAAGGAAACCGCAGGCTTG GCAAGCGTGTCATTCATTCTACTCTAACTGGGATAAAGCTTATGGAAGTCAGGAGATTCTTGGGAAATGATGCTATG GAAATTGATACTAACGAACCAAATAACAAGTCCAACCATCCAGAATTCCAGAAAGAGA AGAATGATTACAAGGATGGCTCAACATGTGGTGTCCTCCACTCCTTTGGTTCAGATCTTACGCGCATGAAGATCAGATcagaaataaatcaaaatggaTCAACTAGGAGTGAACAGATTATCTCAAAGACAAGGAACCATGGAAACACTCCCACAAGCGGGGCTGAG CCTGTTGCTTCTTCAAGAGAGAGTTTCTTTCCAGGAAAGGAGAATGCCAGAGCAAATGGAAACACAAATTACTTTGACGAGGCAGATACAGTTATCTGCAGCAGATCCTCTGAAGATAAGCGGTCCAGAAAGACAAGCACG GTTAAGGAGCCTATTATTCAGTGTATGAAGCGCCAGAAATCCCAAGCTGTCTGA
- the LOC118061189 gene encoding mitochondrial import receptor subunit TOM20 isoform X1, producing MEFSQDDFDRLLMFEHARKTAEATYARDPLDATNLTKWGEALLELSQFQTVAEAKKMINDAISKLEEALMLNPTSNAMWSIGNANTSYAFLTPDLDEAKSYFDKAANYFQQAVDEDPNNELYRKSLEVCAKAPELHTEIHKHSSSQQIMGGGGSTASSNAKGSKKKTNSDLKYDIFGWIILAVGIVAWVGMAKSNVPPPPPR from the exons ATGGAGTTCTCTCAAGATGACTTCGATCGTCTCTTAATGTTCGAGCACGCTCGTAAAACCGCTGAAGCTACCTACGCTAGAGACCCTCTCGATGCCACA AACTTGACTAAGTGGGGTGAGGCATTGCTGGAATTATCGCAATTTCAAACTGTGGCAGAGGCAAAGAAGATGATAAATG ATGCCATTTCAAAGCTGGAAGAGGCATTGATGTTAAATCCAACATCCAATGCCATGTGGTCTATAGGAAATGCCAATACTTCTTATGCATTTCTGACTCCTGATCTTGACGAAGCTAAAAGTTATTTCGACAAGGCAGCTAATTATTTCCAACAAGCAGTTGATGAG gATCCAAACAACGAGCTTTATCGAAAGTCTTTGGAAGTTTGCGCTAAG GCTCCAGAATTACATACAGAGATCCATAAGCATTCAAGCAGTCAACAGATTATGGGTGGGGGGGGTTCTACTGCTTCTTCAAATGCAAAG GGCTCCAAGAAGAAGACAAACAGTGATCTGAAGTATGATATATTTGGATGGATTATCCTTGCAGTTGGCATCGTTGCTTGGGTGGGGATGGCGAAATCCAatgttcctcctcctcctccaagaTAA
- the LOC118061161 gene encoding 65-kDa microtubule-associated protein 8 isoform X1 has translation MGSFQIGMRSSALLETSCGYLLQELQMIWEEVGEDQFVREKVLLDLEQECLEVYRRKVDNANISRARLHQELAESEAEFTHLLLSLGERSLPGRPERKSGTLKEQLDAITPALREMRLRKEERVNQFRSVQGQIQKISAEIAGQSVYDDPITNVKVNENDLSLKKLEEYQIELQRLHNEKNDRLQLVDTYIDTIHDLSSTLGMESSMIITKVHPTLNELCGISKNISDSILDKLNSTVESLKEEKQKRLEKLHQLGKALKNLWNLMDTPYKDCHSFSNVTDLLFLSSDEVSGPGSLALNIIQQAEAEVKRLDQLKASKMKELFFKKQSELNQICNKSHMEIPSQPEMENIINLINLGEIDHADLLMSLDEQISRAKEEASSRKAIMEKVEKWILARDEERWLEEYSMDENRYSVRRGAHKNLQRAERARVIVNKIPVLVTSLVTKTESWEEERNKVFLYDGVPLLAMLEDYNISRQEMEEEKQRQRASPSNTLQAKEKKVPSHVVVEQENLIGSRPSTSSRRLSNKSLNGGFSNATPLNRRLSLGPRQLGTNSINSANQGISYIKEGRKIQGQKMFLRPDLSSHLRDEAASVVSSFSGPLSP, from the exons ATGGGTTCGTTCCAGATTGGAATGCGGAGCTCTGCATTACTAGAAACATCATGTGGATATCTACTTCAGGAATTGCAG ATGATATGGGAAGAAGTTGGGGAAGATCAGTTTGTACGAGAGAAGGTCCTGCTGGATTTAGAACAAGAGTGCTTAGAGGTTTATAGGAGAAAAGTTGACAATGCAAACATATCAAGAGCTCGCCTGCATCAAGAGCTGGCGGAATCTGAAGCTGAATTCACCCATCTTCTTCTGTCCCTTGGTGAACGATCACTCCCAGGACGG CCAGAAAGAAAGTCAGGAACACTGAAGGAGCAGCTAGATGCGATCACCCCAGCTCTACGGGAGATGCGtttgagaaaagaagagagggtGAATCAATTTAGATCTGTGCAAggtcaaattcaaaaaatttctgCCGAAATTGCAGGTCAGTCAGTGTACGATGACCCGATAACAAATGTCAAGGTAAATGAGAATGATCTTTCATTAAAGAAACTTGAGGAATACCAAATTGAGCTACAAAGGCTGCACAATGAGAAG AATGACAGGCTCCAGCTAGTGGACACATATATTGACACAATCCATGACTTGTCCTCAACATTAGGAATGGAATCCTCCATGATCATAACAAAGGTGCATCCAACTTTGAATGAATTGTGTggaatatcaaaaaatataagtgACAGTATTCTGGATAAACTCAACAGCACTGTGGAATCtctcaaagaagaaaaacaaaagcgGCTTGAGAAG CTTCATCAGCTTGGAAAGGCACTGAAAAACTTGTGGAATCTAATGGACACGCCCTATAAAGATTGTCACTCATTTTCCAATGTCACGGACTTATTATTTCTCTCATCAGATGAAGTATCAGGTCCTGGAAGCCTTGCTCTAAATATAATCCAGCAG GCTGAAGCTGAAGTCAAGAGACTGGATCAGCTAAAAGCAAGCAAGATGAAAGAgctttttttcaagaaacagaGTGAGTTAAATCAAATATGCAATAAATCACACATGGAGATCCCTTCACAGCCAGAGatggaaaatataataaatcttaTAAACTTGG GGGAGATTGACCATGCCGATCTCCTCATGAGCTTGGATGAGCAGATATCAAGAGCAAAAGAGGAAGCTTCTAGCAGGAAGGCCATAATGGAAAAGGTCGAAAAGTGGATATTAGCACGTGATGAAGAGCGCTGGTTAGAAGAATACAGCATG GACGAGAATCGATATTCAGTTCGCAGAGGTGCTCATAAGAATCTGCAACGTGCAGAACGTGCCCGGGTAATAGTCAACAAGATCCCAG TTCTAGTGACATCGCTCGTAACAAAGACTGAGAGCTGGGAAGAGGAAAGAAACAAAGTATTCCTGTATGATGGA GTACCCCTGCTGGCAATGTTGGAAGACTACAACATATCGAGGCAGGAGATGGAAGAGGAAAAGCAAAGACAAAGGGCTAGTCCATCCAACACTCTACAggcaaag GAAAAGAAGGTCCCAAGCCATGTAGTAGTTGagcaagaaaatttgattggGTCAAGGCCAAGCACCAGCAGTCGACGTCTTTCAAACAAGAGCTTGAATGGAGGATTTAGCAATGCAACGCCTTTAAACAGAAGGCTTTCTCTAGGTCCCAGACAGTTGGGAACCAACAGCATCAATTCTGCAAATCAAGGAATATCTTACAtaaaggaaggaagaaaaattCAGGGGCAAAAGATGTTTCTTCGACCTGACCTCTCTTCTCATCTTCGAGATGAAGCAGCTTCAGTTGTCTCATCATTTTCTGGGCCATTATCTCCCTGA
- the LOC118061161 gene encoding 65-kDa microtubule-associated protein 8 isoform X2: MGSFQIGMRSSALLETSCGYLLQELQMIWEEVGEDQFVREKVLLDLEQECLEVYRRKVDNANISRARLHQELAESEAEFTHLLLSLGERSLPGRPERKSGTLKEQLDAITPALREMRLRKEERVNQFRSVQGQIQKISAEIAGQSVYDDPITNVKVNENDLSLKKLEEYQIELQRLHNEKNDRLQLVDTYIDTIHDLSSTLGMESSMIITKVHPTLNELCGISKNISDSILDKLNSTVESLKEEKQKRLEKLHQLGKALKNLWNLMDTPYKDCHSFSNVTDLLFLSSDEVSGPGSLALNIIQQAEAEVKRLDQLKASKMKELFFKKQSELNQICNKSHMEIPSQPEMENIINLINLGEIDHADLLMSLDEQISRAKEEASSRKAIMEKVEKWILARDEERWLEEYSMDENRYSVRRGAHKNLQRAERARVIVNKIPVLVTSLVTKTESWEEERNKVFLYDGVPLLAMLEDYNISRQEMEEEKQRQRASPSNTLQAKKVPSHVVVEQENLIGSRPSTSSRRLSNKSLNGGFSNATPLNRRLSLGPRQLGTNSINSANQGISYIKEGRKIQGQKMFLRPDLSSHLRDEAASVVSSFSGPLSP; this comes from the exons ATGGGTTCGTTCCAGATTGGAATGCGGAGCTCTGCATTACTAGAAACATCATGTGGATATCTACTTCAGGAATTGCAG ATGATATGGGAAGAAGTTGGGGAAGATCAGTTTGTACGAGAGAAGGTCCTGCTGGATTTAGAACAAGAGTGCTTAGAGGTTTATAGGAGAAAAGTTGACAATGCAAACATATCAAGAGCTCGCCTGCATCAAGAGCTGGCGGAATCTGAAGCTGAATTCACCCATCTTCTTCTGTCCCTTGGTGAACGATCACTCCCAGGACGG CCAGAAAGAAAGTCAGGAACACTGAAGGAGCAGCTAGATGCGATCACCCCAGCTCTACGGGAGATGCGtttgagaaaagaagagagggtGAATCAATTTAGATCTGTGCAAggtcaaattcaaaaaatttctgCCGAAATTGCAGGTCAGTCAGTGTACGATGACCCGATAACAAATGTCAAGGTAAATGAGAATGATCTTTCATTAAAGAAACTTGAGGAATACCAAATTGAGCTACAAAGGCTGCACAATGAGAAG AATGACAGGCTCCAGCTAGTGGACACATATATTGACACAATCCATGACTTGTCCTCAACATTAGGAATGGAATCCTCCATGATCATAACAAAGGTGCATCCAACTTTGAATGAATTGTGTggaatatcaaaaaatataagtgACAGTATTCTGGATAAACTCAACAGCACTGTGGAATCtctcaaagaagaaaaacaaaagcgGCTTGAGAAG CTTCATCAGCTTGGAAAGGCACTGAAAAACTTGTGGAATCTAATGGACACGCCCTATAAAGATTGTCACTCATTTTCCAATGTCACGGACTTATTATTTCTCTCATCAGATGAAGTATCAGGTCCTGGAAGCCTTGCTCTAAATATAATCCAGCAG GCTGAAGCTGAAGTCAAGAGACTGGATCAGCTAAAAGCAAGCAAGATGAAAGAgctttttttcaagaaacagaGTGAGTTAAATCAAATATGCAATAAATCACACATGGAGATCCCTTCACAGCCAGAGatggaaaatataataaatcttaTAAACTTGG GGGAGATTGACCATGCCGATCTCCTCATGAGCTTGGATGAGCAGATATCAAGAGCAAAAGAGGAAGCTTCTAGCAGGAAGGCCATAATGGAAAAGGTCGAAAAGTGGATATTAGCACGTGATGAAGAGCGCTGGTTAGAAGAATACAGCATG GACGAGAATCGATATTCAGTTCGCAGAGGTGCTCATAAGAATCTGCAACGTGCAGAACGTGCCCGGGTAATAGTCAACAAGATCCCAG TTCTAGTGACATCGCTCGTAACAAAGACTGAGAGCTGGGAAGAGGAAAGAAACAAAGTATTCCTGTATGATGGA GTACCCCTGCTGGCAATGTTGGAAGACTACAACATATCGAGGCAGGAGATGGAAGAGGAAAAGCAAAGACAAAGGGCTAGTCCATCCAACACTCTACAggcaaag AAGGTCCCAAGCCATGTAGTAGTTGagcaagaaaatttgattggGTCAAGGCCAAGCACCAGCAGTCGACGTCTTTCAAACAAGAGCTTGAATGGAGGATTTAGCAATGCAACGCCTTTAAACAGAAGGCTTTCTCTAGGTCCCAGACAGTTGGGAACCAACAGCATCAATTCTGCAAATCAAGGAATATCTTACAtaaaggaaggaagaaaaattCAGGGGCAAAAGATGTTTCTTCGACCTGACCTCTCTTCTCATCTTCGAGATGAAGCAGCTTCAGTTGTCTCATCATTTTCTGGGCCATTATCTCCCTGA
- the LOC118061179 gene encoding DNA polymerase II subunit B3-1, with the protein MVESEENKTETTTTRPEFPTGRIKRIMKLDKDTNKVNADALFLVSSSTELFLRFLAEKSAEVAIEKKRKIVKLDHIRAAVKRHHPTSDFLLDSLPLPAQSSEKPASDNTSARTVTDKQAPAGTRRIDQFFAKAASEEVPVLINES; encoded by the coding sequence ATGGTAGAATCAGAGGAGAACAAGACAGAAACAACAACAACCCGACCCGAATTCCCAACAGGCCGGATCAAGAGAATCATGAAACTCGACAAAGACACCAACAAGGTCAATGCAGATGCTCTATTCCTCGTCTCCAGCTCCACCGAGTTGTTTCTCCGGTTCCTCGCGGAGAAATCAGCAGAAGTTGCAATCGAGAAGAAGCGAAAGATTGTGAAACTCGATCACATCCGAGCCGCTGTTAAAAGGCACCACCCTACCAGTGATTTTCTTTTAGATTCGCTTCCTTTGCCAGCTCAGTCATCAGAGaagcctgcaagtgataatacCAGTGCTCGCACCGTGACTGATAAACAAGCCCCGGCTGGCACGCGCCGGATTGATCAGTTTTTCGCTAAGGCGGCAAGTGAAGAAGTTCCGGTTCTGATAAATGAGTCCTAA